The following are encoded in a window of Chitinophaga sp. H8 genomic DNA:
- a CDS encoding thiolase family protein has protein sequence METAYIVAGYRTAVGKAKRGGLRFYRPDDLAVDVITGLLKSVPQLDPSRVDDLIVGNAVPEAEQGLQIGRMISVRALGISVPGVTVNRYCASGLETIAIATAKIQNGMADCIIAGGTESMSLVPTAGWKTVPNYTVASTTPDYYLGMGLTAEAVAREYKVSREEQDEFSFKSHQKAMHAIKNGYFKQGILPIEVTDVYVDEKGKKQQRKYVVDTDEGPRADTSMAALAKLKPVFAADGSVTAGNSSQTSDGAAFVIVMSEKMMNELGLKPIGRLVACASAGVHPRIMGIGPVAAVPKVLKQAGKTLQDIDLIELNEAFASQSVAVIRELGINPDIVNINGGAIALGHPLGCTGAKLTVQILGDMKRLQKKYGIVTACVGGGQGIAGIIENIT, from the coding sequence ATGGAAACAGCGTACATAGTAGCCGGATATCGGACAGCGGTAGGCAAAGCCAAACGGGGTGGTTTACGTTTTTACAGACCGGATGATCTGGCGGTAGATGTAATTACGGGATTGCTGAAATCAGTACCACAACTGGATCCCAGCAGGGTGGATGATCTGATTGTAGGTAATGCGGTGCCGGAGGCTGAGCAGGGATTACAGATAGGACGAATGATCTCTGTACGTGCATTGGGCATTAGTGTGCCTGGAGTAACGGTTAACCGCTACTGTGCTTCGGGGCTGGAAACCATTGCTATTGCAACTGCCAAGATACAGAATGGGATGGCGGATTGTATCATAGCTGGTGGAACTGAAAGCATGAGTCTGGTACCTACGGCAGGTTGGAAAACAGTACCCAACTATACTGTGGCCAGTACTACGCCGGATTATTACCTGGGAATGGGGCTCACCGCGGAAGCAGTGGCAAGGGAATATAAGGTGAGCCGGGAAGAGCAGGACGAATTTTCGTTTAAATCTCACCAAAAGGCGATGCATGCCATTAAGAACGGATATTTTAAACAGGGGATATTACCGATAGAAGTGACAGATGTATATGTAGATGAGAAGGGTAAAAAGCAGCAGCGTAAATATGTGGTGGATACTGATGAAGGGCCCCGTGCAGATACATCCATGGCTGCATTGGCTAAGCTGAAACCGGTATTTGCCGCTGATGGAAGCGTAACTGCCGGGAATTCTTCCCAGACATCTGATGGTGCGGCATTTGTAATAGTGATGAGCGAAAAGATGATGAACGAGTTGGGATTAAAGCCAATAGGCCGTTTAGTGGCCTGTGCTTCTGCAGGGGTACATCCACGTATCATGGGTATTGGTCCTGTTGCAGCAGTGCCAAAGGTGCTGAAGCAGGCTGGTAAAACGTTGCAGGATATTGATCTGATAGAGCTGAATGAAGCATTTGCTTCCCAATCAGTGGCAGTTATCCGCGAGTTGGGCATCAACCCCGATATTGTGAATATCAATGGTGGTGCAATAGCATTAGGCCATCCTTTAGGCTGCACTGGCGCGAAATTGACAGTGCAAATACTGGGAGATATGAAACGCCTGCAGAAGAAATATGGTATAGTTACTGCCTGTGTGGGCGGAGGCCAGGGGATCGCAGGAATCATTGAAAATATTACCTAA
- a CDS encoding DUF983 domain-containing protein yields MKHKHPNYFLSMLTMKCPRCRKGDMYRDKNPFHWRFSRIFNMHEKCPVCDQKFELETGFWFGTGYVSYALSVALSVFNLVWYWLFFGISWRDNSVFIWLAVNCAILIIFQPWLMRFSRTLYLYFFVYYDEDTANLPADKASQHEH; encoded by the coding sequence ATGAAGCATAAACATCCTAATTATTTTCTCAGCATGTTAACCATGAAGTGCCCCCGGTGCAGGAAGGGTGATATGTATCGTGATAAAAATCCTTTTCACTGGCGTTTTTCCAGGATATTCAACATGCATGAGAAATGCCCGGTATGTGATCAGAAATTTGAATTGGAAACGGGCTTTTGGTTTGGTACAGGATATGTTAGTTATGCGTTGTCTGTAGCATTGTCTGTATTTAACCTGGTATGGTACTGGTTATTTTTCGGCATCAGCTGGAGGGATAACAGCGTCTTTATCTGGCTGGCAGTAAACTGCGCTATATTAATCATCTTTCAGCCATGGCTCATGCGCTTTTCCAGAACACTTTACCTGTATTTCTTTGTGTACTATGATGAAGATACCGCCAATCTACCCGCGGATAAAGCATCTCAGCATGAACACTAA
- a CDS encoding DUF1800 domain-containing protein — protein MDRRQFLTLTPARNKRTTVSYARTASGITPYNGEWDTAQVVHLLKRTMFGATGADIAHFRAMNMEQAIDALLTPQGAPLPPVNNYGADSTGVAPGATWVRALKGDEMLEDKRIASYKAWWVGMMLNQQRSIHEKMILFWHNHFVTETGMVKDSRYIYQYNATLRANALGDFKALTKAVTLDPCMLVYLNGNLNTKEAPDENYGRELHELFTVGKGPDSHYTEGDVQATARVLTGYRIDPVNITSYLETTKHDNTNKVFSSFYDNKVVIGQTAQAGAKELDELLKIIFAQPETAKFICRKLYRFFVYYDIDSATEETIITPLAEVFRNSGYDIKLTLKTLFQSEHFFDPLNMACLIKSPVDFCVGMCREFGVQFPTDVTSMYSAWSRIHDRAANMLQNLGDPPLVAGWDAYYQAPSFHELWINTDTLPKRNQLSDMLVSDMGFGGLYIDPLAFASSLSDPGNPVTLITDSLNILYRMGVSDTVKAAFKNSILLTGQDPNSDHYWTTAWNQYKANPNDMAAKSNVHLRLQALYKYIMNLSEYQLA, from the coding sequence ATGGATCGCAGACAATTCCTAACCTTAACTCCTGCACGCAATAAGCGTACAACAGTGAGCTATGCCCGTACCGCTTCCGGAATTACTCCCTATAATGGGGAATGGGATACCGCACAGGTGGTTCATTTGCTTAAGCGTACCATGTTTGGGGCTACAGGGGCAGATATTGCTCATTTCAGGGCTATGAATATGGAGCAGGCGATAGATGCACTGCTCACTCCGCAAGGAGCACCGCTTCCACCGGTAAATAATTACGGAGCTGATAGTACAGGGGTGGCGCCTGGCGCTACCTGGGTAAGAGCGCTCAAAGGGGATGAAATGCTGGAAGATAAAAGGATTGCATCGTATAAAGCCTGGTGGGTAGGCATGATGCTGAACCAGCAGCGCAGCATACATGAAAAAATGATCCTCTTTTGGCACAACCATTTTGTTACCGAAACAGGTATGGTGAAAGATAGCCGCTATATTTACCAGTATAATGCTACTTTAAGAGCAAATGCGCTGGGTGATTTTAAAGCCCTTACTAAAGCAGTAACACTGGACCCCTGTATGCTGGTATATCTGAACGGGAATCTGAATACGAAAGAGGCCCCGGACGAAAACTATGGCCGCGAATTACACGAGCTGTTTACCGTTGGAAAAGGACCGGATTCCCATTATACGGAAGGGGATGTGCAGGCTACCGCAAGAGTGCTTACCGGCTACCGTATTGATCCGGTAAATATTACCAGTTATCTGGAAACTACCAAGCATGATAATACCAACAAGGTATTCTCTTCCTTTTATGATAATAAAGTAGTGATAGGACAAACAGCACAGGCAGGAGCCAAGGAGCTGGATGAGTTGTTGAAGATAATTTTTGCGCAACCGGAAACTGCCAAGTTCATTTGCCGTAAGCTATACCGTTTCTTTGTTTATTATGATATTGACAGCGCTACAGAAGAAACGATCATTACGCCACTGGCAGAAGTTTTCCGTAACAGCGGTTATGATATCAAACTTACACTGAAAACACTTTTTCAAAGCGAACATTTCTTCGATCCGCTTAATATGGCTTGTTTGATTAAGAGCCCGGTGGACTTTTGTGTTGGGATGTGCCGTGAGTTTGGGGTACAGTTTCCTACAGATGTTACCAGTATGTATAGTGCCTGGAGCCGTATACACGACCGGGCAGCCAATATGTTGCAGAACCTGGGAGATCCACCACTGGTAGCTGGCTGGGATGCGTACTACCAGGCACCTTCTTTCCATGAATTATGGATTAATACTGACACCCTGCCCAAGCGCAACCAGCTGAGTGATATGCTGGTAAGCGATATGGGATTTGGAGGTCTCTATATAGATCCACTTGCTTTTGCCAGCTCATTGTCTGATCCGGGCAACCCGGTGACACTGATCACGGATTCCCTGAATATCCTGTATCGTATGGGCGTTTCAGACACCGTTAAAGCGGCCTTTAAAAACTCCATATTACTCACCGGGCAAGATCCCAACAGCGACCATTACTGGACCACAGCCTGGAATCAGTATAAGGCAAACCCCAACGACATGGCTGCCAAAAGTAATGTACACCTGCGTTTACAGGCGCTGTATAAATATATTATGAACCTGTCTGAATATCAATTGGCCTGA
- a CDS encoding DUF1501 domain-containing protein: MKRRDFLRYTAPAAILPAFINGFSIKAFGQSPLLDALNAATDNDHVLVMIQLTGGNDGLNMVIPLDVYGKYQAARSNIAIAEGKVLRLANYNKAGLHPAMKGVQQLYDEGKVSVIQSVGYPSPNYSHFRATDIWVTGSDANQVLNSGWAGRYLDKEFANYPVGFPNTDMPDPLAIQIGSIVSPAFQGPLMNMGMAITSATSFYDLLNDRLDPVPNTKAGTELKYIRLIAQQTDDFASSIKNAANKVTKQGDYPANNYLADQLKIVARLIAGGLKTRLYMVSMGGFDTHASQTNTGDTSTGTHANLLGNLSAAIKAFMDDLTTLKASKRVVGMTFSEFGRRIKSNGSVGTDHGAAAPMIVFGDYVLQGVLGNSPAMPDAASVNDNIPMQYDFRSVYASILEQWFCVKPEDLSTILLNDYQRLPIVSGIACGLITGVPDPVQNAGINLITNNPNPFTTKTSIVYKTSGGHTMIQIFDTMGRLVSVPVNMVQTPGQYTITFDGEYLANGIYYARFQNGAVQQVRTMLKVR, translated from the coding sequence ATGAAAAGAAGAGACTTTCTCAGATATACTGCTCCTGCTGCTATATTGCCAGCTTTTATTAATGGCTTTTCTATTAAAGCATTTGGACAATCTCCATTACTGGATGCGCTGAATGCTGCTACAGATAATGATCATGTACTGGTGATGATTCAGCTTACCGGCGGTAATGATGGGCTGAACATGGTAATCCCATTGGATGTATATGGTAAATATCAGGCAGCGCGTTCCAATATTGCCATTGCAGAAGGGAAGGTGTTGCGCCTCGCAAATTATAACAAGGCAGGCCTGCATCCGGCGATGAAAGGTGTACAGCAATTGTATGATGAGGGAAAGGTGTCCGTGATCCAAAGTGTGGGATATCCATCTCCCAATTATTCCCATTTCAGGGCTACCGATATCTGGGTAACAGGTTCGGATGCCAACCAGGTGCTAAACAGCGGATGGGCTGGCCGTTACCTGGACAAGGAATTTGCCAATTATCCGGTTGGTTTTCCGAATACAGATATGCCCGACCCATTGGCAATACAGATAGGTTCTATCGTATCTCCGGCTTTCCAGGGGCCGCTCATGAATATGGGGATGGCTATAACAAGTGCTACCAGCTTTTACGATCTGCTGAATGACAGACTGGACCCGGTACCCAATACCAAAGCTGGTACCGAATTAAAATACATACGTCTGATTGCGCAACAAACAGACGATTTTGCTTCCAGTATTAAAAATGCGGCGAATAAAGTAACTAAGCAAGGAGACTATCCTGCTAATAATTATCTGGCGGATCAATTAAAAATAGTAGCCCGGTTGATTGCAGGTGGTCTTAAAACACGCCTGTACATGGTAAGTATGGGAGGCTTTGATACCCATGCCAGCCAAACAAATACAGGAGATACGTCTACCGGAACGCACGCCAATTTGCTTGGCAATTTATCTGCAGCCATCAAAGCGTTTATGGATGATCTTACTACCCTTAAAGCTTCTAAACGCGTGGTAGGGATGACGTTTTCGGAGTTTGGCCGCCGTATAAAATCTAATGGGAGTGTGGGGACAGACCATGGTGCGGCAGCTCCTATGATCGTTTTTGGAGATTATGTATTGCAGGGCGTTTTAGGGAATTCCCCAGCTATGCCGGATGCAGCTTCTGTAAACGATAATATTCCTATGCAGTACGATTTCCGTTCTGTATATGCCTCTATACTGGAGCAGTGGTTTTGTGTAAAGCCGGAAGACCTGTCTACTATCCTGTTGAATGACTATCAGCGCCTGCCCATTGTAAGTGGTATTGCCTGCGGGCTGATCACCGGTGTGCCCGACCCGGTACAAAATGCGGGAATCAATCTTATCACTAATAATCCCAATCCCTTTACCACAAAAACATCCATTGTATACAAGACGAGCGGCGGACATACCATGATACAGATCTTTGATACAATGGGCCGCCTGGTGAGTGTGCCGGTTAATATGGTGCAAACACCGGGGCAATACACTATTACTTTTGATGGGGAATACCTGGCTAATGGCATCTACTATGCCCGTTTCCAAAACGGTGCAGTACAACAGGTAAGGACAATGCTAAAAGTTAGATAA
- a CDS encoding TonB-dependent receptor encodes MHYVRIIVSGLLGMLLLLQLPVLAKGGPEEGGYDNSLKGKVLDKSSHTPLVGATVYLPDLRVGVVADAAGAFFIKNLPKGKYAVEIHYIGYAGYTEVVNINGATTANFELSETLIEKNEVVVTGVNLATSVKKNPTPISVIRKEYLDDNIATNIIDAISKVPGVSQLSTGPAISKPFIRGLGYNRVVVVSDEVRQEGQQWGDEHGIEVDDYNVNKIEILKGPASLIYGSDALAGVINIMPPPPLPLGKVKGNVAANYLSNNGMIAYHADIAGNQNGFSWSAFGTQKWAHDYKNKYDGPVFNSRFNNTNYGATIGINKEWGYSRLSFTSFNQNLGLVEGERDSDGRFLKPVNDNGTADETVATDSDFKSYTMSVPKQKIVHQKLVWDNNLYLHNGGRLGVTLGYQQNERKEFGNVLLPDEPELYLQLRTFNYSLKYYLPEMHGWQTTVGVNGMQQQNKNLGEEFLIPAYNLFDVGGFAITRKSFNKLTLSGGLRFDNRSLHTKSLYLDEDGKPVNAPKDNGTTRFMAIDRNFSNVSGSVGLSYEASERVTLKLNAARGFRAPNISELAANGVHEGTIKYEYGNRDLKPEVSTQIDGGVEFNTQHVSMTANLFYNHINNFIFSRKLVNSAGADSIPAENNEEQYAAFKYQQSDANLYGGEFMLDIHPHPIDWLHFENTLSYVRGVAANGTDSTRYLPNIPAGRWVSELKGKFKKAGYLQNIYAGVQMDMTFRQNNVFTAYETETPTSGYTLLNAGVGADIVNKHSKTLFSLHFAVNNFTDVAYQNHLSRLKYGPVNEATGRTGVFNTGRNFSIKLAVPLEFK; translated from the coding sequence ATGCATTATGTACGCATAATTGTCAGTGGATTATTAGGGATGCTGCTGTTGCTACAGTTGCCGGTACTGGCGAAAGGAGGCCCTGAGGAAGGGGGCTATGATAATTCCTTAAAGGGTAAAGTACTGGACAAATCATCACATACTCCTTTGGTAGGAGCTACAGTTTATTTACCGGATTTACGGGTTGGGGTAGTCGCTGATGCAGCGGGAGCGTTTTTTATCAAAAACTTGCCTAAAGGAAAATATGCGGTGGAGATACATTACATAGGGTATGCCGGATATACAGAAGTGGTAAATATCAATGGTGCTACTACGGCCAACTTTGAATTATCGGAAACACTGATTGAGAAAAACGAGGTAGTGGTGACCGGTGTAAACCTGGCTACTTCCGTTAAGAAAAATCCTACTCCCATTAGTGTTATTCGTAAAGAATATCTGGATGATAATATTGCTACCAATATCATAGATGCCATTTCCAAGGTGCCAGGGGTAAGCCAGCTATCTACCGGACCGGCTATTTCCAAGCCTTTTATCCGGGGATTAGGGTACAACCGGGTAGTAGTAGTAAGTGATGAGGTACGCCAGGAAGGCCAACAGTGGGGTGATGAGCATGGCATTGAAGTGGATGATTATAATGTGAACAAAATCGAGATCCTGAAGGGACCAGCTTCTCTTATATACGGATCAGATGCGCTGGCAGGTGTTATTAATATTATGCCTCCTCCACCATTGCCACTTGGCAAGGTGAAAGGAAATGTAGCAGCTAATTATCTTAGTAATAACGGGATGATAGCTTATCATGCTGATATTGCCGGTAATCAGAATGGATTTAGCTGGAGTGCCTTTGGTACACAAAAATGGGCACATGATTATAAGAATAAGTATGATGGCCCGGTATTTAACTCCCGTTTTAATAATACCAATTATGGTGCTACCATCGGTATTAACAAAGAATGGGGATATTCCCGTCTGAGTTTTACTTCCTTTAATCAAAACCTGGGCCTGGTAGAAGGGGAACGCGACAGTGATGGCCGGTTTCTGAAACCGGTAAATGATAATGGCACCGCAGATGAAACAGTTGCTACAGATAGCGATTTTAAGTCGTATACTATGAGTGTACCTAAACAGAAGATCGTACATCAAAAGCTAGTATGGGATAATAATCTGTATCTGCATAATGGTGGAAGATTGGGAGTTACCCTGGGCTATCAGCAAAATGAACGTAAGGAGTTTGGTAATGTATTATTGCCGGATGAGCCGGAACTTTATCTGCAACTGCGCACATTTAATTACAGCCTGAAATATTATTTACCGGAAATGCATGGCTGGCAAACGACAGTAGGGGTAAATGGTATGCAGCAGCAAAACAAAAACCTGGGAGAAGAATTCCTGATTCCGGCGTATAACTTATTTGATGTGGGAGGATTTGCTATTACCCGTAAGTCATTTAATAAGCTTACCCTGAGTGGTGGTCTGCGTTTTGATAACCGTTCTTTGCATACAAAATCTCTTTACCTGGATGAGGATGGCAAACCGGTGAATGCACCTAAGGATAATGGTACTACCCGCTTTATGGCGATAGACCGTAACTTCTCAAATGTATCCGGTAGTGTAGGCCTCAGCTATGAAGCCAGTGAAAGAGTGACCTTGAAACTGAATGCCGCCCGTGGATTCCGTGCCCCTAACATTTCAGAACTGGCGGCTAACGGTGTGCATGAAGGAACTATTAAATATGAATATGGTAACCGGGATCTGAAGCCGGAAGTAAGTACACAAATTGATGGGGGAGTTGAATTTAATACGCAGCATGTGTCTATGACAGCCAACCTGTTTTACAATCATATCAATAATTTTATTTTCTCACGCAAGCTGGTTAATAGCGCAGGCGCAGATTCCATTCCTGCTGAAAATAATGAAGAACAATATGCAGCGTTTAAATATCAGCAATCAGATGCTAATTTATACGGAGGGGAATTTATGCTGGACATTCACCCGCATCCTATTGACTGGCTGCATTTTGAAAATACGCTTTCTTATGTAAGAGGGGTAGCTGCTAATGGAACGGACTCTACCAGGTACCTGCCTAATATTCCTGCTGGCCGCTGGGTATCTGAGCTGAAAGGAAAGTTTAAGAAAGCAGGGTATTTGCAGAACATTTATGCCGGAGTACAAATGGATATGACCTTCCGGCAAAACAATGTGTTTACGGCGTATGAAACGGAAACGCCTACCAGTGGGTATACTTTATTGAATGCCGGTGTAGGTGCTGACATTGTGAATAAACATAGTAAAACATTATTCTCCCTGCATTTTGCTGTAAATAATTTTACCGATGTAGCCTATCAGAATCATCTCAGTCGTTTAAAATATGGTCCCGTAAACGAGGCGACCGGCAGAACCGGGGTGTTTAATACAGGACGTAATTTCAGCATAAAACTGGCAGTGCCACTTGAATTCAAATAG
- a CDS encoding ABC transporter ATP-binding protein, whose amino-acid sequence MKLLLRYLKNYKWLIALALLLATINQVFSLLDPYIFGKIIDQYASHPKTTDVVKAGETGVLRSQSEYVNGVILLLLAAIGVAMVSRIAKAFQDYFVNVIIQKFGAQVYTDGLKHSLRLPYQQFEDQRSGETLAILQKVRIDCEKFITSFINVLFVALVGVVFVMIYAFRVDWTLVPVYFGGTILLGILMNVLSKKIKTIQKTIVKETTMLAGATTESLRNIELVKSLGLTNQEIRRLNSTTIKILLLELKKVRSIRSISFVQGTFVNLLRQSILFLLLYFIYKDKVSVGQLFTLQLYSFFIFGPLQELGNIILSYREAQVSLLNFQSILNTPVEVMPAHPVKVNRLQHLAFQQVGFKHLTANNKALDQISFEVKTGETIAFIGPSGSGKTTLVKLLVGLYKPNEGKILYNGTDAQEIDIEELRHQVGFVTQDTQLFSGSIKENLLFVNPGATDEEIMDVLNKAACYSLLARAENGIDTVIGEGGIKISGGEKQRLSIARALLRRPRLLVFDEATSALDSLTEEEITKTVRAVTSSREHITVMIAHRLSTIMHADRIYVLEKGQIIETGSHNELVAEKGLYYAMWRQQIGERKQEVSV is encoded by the coding sequence ATGAAACTATTACTCCGGTATTTAAAAAACTATAAATGGCTGATTGCGCTGGCACTGTTGCTGGCCACTATAAACCAGGTATTTTCGCTCCTGGATCCTTACATATTTGGTAAAATCATTGACCAGTATGCCTCCCATCCTAAAACAACCGACGTGGTAAAAGCAGGAGAAACAGGCGTACTCCGCTCCCAGAGCGAATATGTAAATGGCGTTATCCTCTTGTTGCTGGCAGCTATTGGAGTAGCTATGGTATCCCGTATTGCCAAGGCTTTCCAGGATTATTTCGTGAATGTGATCATTCAGAAGTTTGGCGCACAGGTGTATACCGATGGATTAAAACATTCCCTGCGTTTGCCTTATCAGCAGTTTGAAGATCAGCGGAGCGGAGAAACCCTCGCTATTCTTCAAAAAGTAAGGATCGATTGTGAAAAGTTTATTACCTCCTTTATCAATGTGCTCTTTGTTGCCCTGGTAGGGGTAGTATTTGTGATGATTTACGCATTCCGGGTGGATTGGACATTGGTGCCTGTTTATTTTGGAGGCACTATTCTGCTGGGTATCCTGATGAATGTACTGAGTAAAAAAATAAAAACAATCCAGAAAACGATCGTGAAGGAAACCACGATGCTGGCAGGGGCTACTACAGAATCATTACGTAACATAGAACTGGTAAAAAGCCTTGGGCTTACCAATCAGGAAATAAGGCGCCTGAACTCCACTACTATAAAAATATTGTTGCTGGAACTCAAAAAAGTACGCAGCATCCGGAGTATCAGCTTTGTACAAGGAACCTTTGTAAACCTGTTACGGCAAAGTATCCTGTTTTTACTGCTGTATTTCATTTATAAGGATAAGGTGAGTGTGGGGCAGCTATTTACCCTTCAGTTATATTCCTTTTTCATCTTTGGACCTTTGCAGGAATTGGGCAATATTATTCTGTCTTACCGCGAGGCACAGGTATCGCTGCTGAACTTCCAGAGTATTTTAAACACTCCCGTAGAAGTAATGCCGGCTCACCCTGTAAAGGTGAATCGCCTGCAACACCTGGCCTTTCAGCAAGTGGGCTTCAAACATCTTACGGCCAACAATAAAGCCCTGGATCAAATCAGTTTTGAAGTTAAAACCGGTGAAACCATTGCCTTCATAGGCCCATCCGGCTCTGGAAAAACCACGCTGGTAAAGCTATTGGTAGGATTATACAAACCTAATGAGGGAAAAATACTATACAATGGTACCGACGCACAGGAAATTGATATTGAGGAATTGCGCCACCAGGTGGGTTTTGTAACCCAGGATACCCAGCTTTTTTCCGGCAGTATCAAGGAAAACCTGCTGTTTGTGAATCCCGGTGCTACGGATGAAGAAATCATGGATGTGCTGAACAAGGCAGCTTGTTACTCCTTGCTGGCACGCGCAGAGAATGGTATTGATACGGTGATAGGAGAAGGCGGTATAAAAATATCTGGGGGCGAAAAACAACGTTTATCCATTGCCCGGGCCTTGTTGCGCAGGCCCCGGTTGCTGGTATTTGATGAAGCTACCTCAGCCCTGGACTCACTCACGGAGGAAGAAATTACCAAAACAGTCCGGGCAGTTACTTCCAGCCGGGAGCACATTACGGTAATGATTGCACATCGTTTGTCTACCATTATGCATGCGGACCGCATATATGTACTGGAAAAAGGACAAATCATTGAAACCGGCTCCCACAACGAATTGGTAGCAGAAAAAGGGCTTTATTATGCGATGTGGCGTCAGCAGATAGGAGAAAGAAAACAGGAAGTAAGCGTATAA